In the genome of Streptomyces racemochromogenes, one region contains:
- a CDS encoding UDP-glucose dehydrogenase family protein: MAPLKITVIGTGYLGATHAAAMAELGFEVLGLDVVPEKIAMLEAGRAPMYEPGLEELLARHVAGLPGSTGRLRFTRSWEELGAFGDVHFVCVNTPQKHGEYACDMSYVDAAFESLAPHLNGPALVVGKSTVPVGSAARLAAKLAELAPAGADVELAWNPEFLREGFAVQDTLHPDRIVIGVRGERGEKLLREVYETPMSEGSPLVVTDFPTAELVKTAANSFLATKISFINAMAEVCEAAGGDVVKLAEAIGHDERIGAKFLRAGIGFGGGCLPKDIRAFMARAGELGADQALTFLREVDSINMRRRGHMVELAREAVGGSFLGKRVAVLGATFKPDSDDVRDSPALNVAGQIHLQGGQVTVYDPKGMDNARRVFPTLGYADSALAAARGAEVVLHLTEWREFRDLDPAELGAVVTDRLVLDGRNALDPVRWRAAGWTYRAMGRPQA, encoded by the coding sequence ATGGCCCCCCTCAAGATCACCGTGATCGGTACCGGCTACCTCGGCGCCACCCACGCCGCGGCCATGGCGGAACTCGGCTTCGAGGTGCTGGGCCTGGACGTGGTCCCGGAGAAGATCGCGATGCTGGAGGCCGGCCGGGCCCCGATGTACGAGCCCGGCCTGGAGGAGCTGCTCGCCCGGCACGTGGCGGGACTGCCCGGATCCACCGGCCGGCTGCGGTTCACGCGGTCGTGGGAGGAGCTCGGCGCGTTCGGCGACGTCCACTTCGTGTGCGTGAACACCCCGCAGAAGCACGGCGAGTACGCCTGCGACATGTCGTACGTGGACGCGGCGTTCGAATCGCTCGCCCCGCACCTGAACGGGCCGGCGCTGGTGGTCGGCAAGTCGACCGTGCCGGTGGGCTCGGCGGCGCGGCTCGCGGCGAAGCTGGCGGAACTGGCCCCGGCGGGCGCGGACGTCGAACTGGCGTGGAACCCGGAGTTCCTGCGCGAGGGCTTCGCGGTGCAGGACACCCTGCACCCCGACCGGATCGTCATCGGCGTCCGGGGCGAACGCGGCGAGAAGCTGCTGCGCGAGGTGTACGAGACCCCGATGTCCGAGGGCAGCCCGCTGGTGGTCACCGACTTCCCGACCGCGGAACTGGTCAAGACGGCCGCCAACTCCTTCCTGGCCACCAAGATCTCCTTCATCAACGCGATGGCGGAGGTGTGCGAGGCCGCCGGCGGCGACGTGGTCAAGCTCGCCGAGGCCATCGGCCACGACGAGCGGATCGGCGCGAAGTTCCTGCGCGCCGGGATCGGCTTCGGCGGCGGCTGCCTGCCCAAGGACATCCGCGCCTTCATGGCCCGCGCCGGCGAGCTGGGCGCCGACCAGGCCCTGACCTTCCTGCGCGAGGTCGACTCCATCAACATGCGCCGCCGCGGCCACATGGTCGAGCTGGCCCGCGAGGCCGTCGGCGGCTCCTTCCTCGGCAAGCGGGTCGCCGTCCTCGGCGCCACCTTCAAGCCCGACTCCGACGACGTCCGCGACTCCCCCGCCCTCAACGTCGCCGGGCAGATCCACCTCCAGGGCGGCCAGGTCACCGTCTACGACCCCAAGGGCATGGACAACGCCCGCCGCGTCTTCCCCACCCTCGGCTACGCGGACTCCGCGCTGGCCGCGGCCCGCGGCGCCGAGGTCGTCCTGCACCTCACCGAGTGGCGCGAGTTCCGCGACCTCGACCCGGCCGAGCTCGGCGCCGTCGTCACCGACCGCCTCGTCCTGGACGGGCGCAACGCCCTGGATCCGGTGCGCTGGCGGGCGGCCGGCTGGACGTACCGCGCGATGGGCCGGCCGCAGGCCTGA
- a CDS encoding acyl-CoA dehydrogenase family protein — MAGSADFDLYRPAEEHDMLRDSVRALCEAKILPFAAAVDEEARFPQEALDALVANDLHAVHVPETYGGAGADALATVIVIEEVARVCASSSLIPAVNKLGSLPVILSGSEELKAKYLGPLAKGDAMFSYCLSEPDAGSDAAGMKTRAVRDGDFWVLNGVKRWITNAGVSDYYTVMAVTDPEKRSKGISAFVVEKSDEGVSFGAPEKKLGIKGSPTREVYLDNVRIPADRMIGAEGTGFATAMKTLDHTRITIAAQALGIAQGALDYAKGYVQERKQFGKPIGDFQGVQFMLADMAMKIEAARQLTYAAAAKSERVDGDLTFFGAAAKCFASDVAMEVTTDAVQLLGGYGYTRDYPVERMMRDAKITQIYEGTNQVQRIVMARNLP; from the coding sequence TTGGCGGGTTCTGCCGACTTCGACCTGTACCGCCCGGCCGAGGAGCACGACATGCTCCGCGACTCCGTCCGCGCGCTGTGCGAGGCGAAGATCCTCCCGTTCGCGGCCGCGGTCGACGAGGAGGCCCGCTTCCCGCAGGAGGCCCTCGACGCGCTCGTCGCCAACGACCTGCACGCCGTTCACGTGCCCGAGACCTACGGCGGCGCCGGCGCCGACGCCCTCGCCACCGTGATCGTGATCGAGGAAGTGGCCCGCGTCTGCGCCTCCTCCTCCCTGATCCCGGCCGTGAACAAGCTCGGCTCCCTCCCGGTGATCCTCTCCGGCTCCGAGGAGCTCAAGGCCAAGTACCTCGGCCCGCTCGCCAAGGGCGACGCGATGTTCTCCTACTGCCTCTCCGAGCCCGACGCGGGCTCCGACGCGGCCGGCATGAAGACCCGCGCGGTCCGCGACGGCGACTTCTGGGTGCTCAACGGCGTCAAGCGCTGGATCACCAACGCGGGCGTCTCCGACTACTACACGGTGATGGCCGTCACCGACCCGGAGAAGCGCTCCAAGGGCATCTCGGCCTTCGTCGTCGAGAAGTCCGACGAGGGCGTCTCCTTCGGCGCCCCCGAGAAGAAGCTCGGCATCAAGGGCTCCCCGACGCGCGAGGTCTACCTCGACAACGTCCGCATCCCCGCCGACCGCATGATCGGCGCCGAGGGCACCGGCTTCGCCACCGCGATGAAGACCCTCGACCACACCCGCATCACCATCGCCGCCCAGGCCCTCGGCATCGCCCAGGGCGCCCTGGACTACGCCAAGGGCTACGTCCAGGAGCGCAAGCAGTTCGGCAAGCCGATCGGCGACTTCCAGGGCGTCCAGTTCATGCTCGCGGACATGGCCATGAAGATCGAGGCCGCCCGCCAGCTGACGTACGCGGCGGCCGCCAAGTCGGAGCGCGTCGACGGCGACCTGACCTTCTTCGGCGCCGCGGCCAAGTGCTTCGCCTCCGACGTCGCGATGGAGGTCACCACGGACGCCGTCCAGCTCCTCGGCGGCTACGGCTACACCCGCGACTACCCGGTCGAGCGCATGATGCGCGACGCCAAGATCACCCAGATCTACGAGGGCACGAACCAGGTCCAGCGCATCGTCATGGCCCGCAACCTGCCGTAA
- a CDS encoding nucleotidyltransferase family protein, producing the protein MTEAILLVGGQGTRLRPVTVNTPKPMVPAAGVPFLAHQIARAAAAGVTHIVMATCYLAEVFEPYFGDGSDFGITLEYVVEDEPLGTGGAIRNAAERLTGGPDSPVLVFNGDILTGLDIAGLVESHQAADADVSLHLVRVEDPRAFGLVPTDADGRVLAFTEKPETPEEIITDQINAGCYVFRRSVIDSIPAGRPVSVERETFPGLLASGAKLHGVTEDTYWLDLGKPESFVQASADLVRGVVSSPAVPGPRGEALVLPGAEVAEGAKLSGGTVVGAGARIESGAVVQGSIVLDGAILGADTVVSASLIGAGASVGTRTVLTGAVIGDGAVVGADNELRAGVRVWCEAELPDAAVRFSSDR; encoded by the coding sequence ATGACGGAAGCGATCCTGCTGGTCGGCGGGCAGGGGACGCGACTGCGCCCCGTGACGGTGAACACCCCCAAGCCGATGGTTCCGGCAGCGGGCGTCCCGTTCCTCGCCCACCAGATAGCCAGGGCCGCCGCCGCCGGGGTCACGCACATCGTGATGGCCACCTGCTACCTCGCCGAGGTCTTCGAGCCCTACTTCGGCGACGGTTCCGACTTCGGCATCACCCTCGAATACGTCGTCGAGGACGAGCCGCTGGGCACGGGCGGCGCCATCCGCAACGCCGCCGAGCGCCTGACGGGCGGCCCGGACTCCCCGGTCCTCGTCTTCAACGGCGACATCCTCACCGGTCTCGACATCGCCGGCCTGGTCGAGTCGCACCAGGCGGCCGACGCCGACGTCTCCCTGCACCTCGTACGCGTCGAGGACCCGCGCGCCTTCGGCCTGGTCCCCACCGACGCCGACGGGCGGGTGCTGGCCTTCACCGAGAAGCCGGAGACCCCCGAGGAGATCATCACCGACCAGATCAACGCCGGCTGCTACGTCTTCCGCCGCAGCGTGATCGACTCCATCCCCGCCGGCCGGCCGGTGTCCGTCGAGCGCGAGACCTTCCCCGGCCTGCTCGCCTCCGGCGCCAAGCTCCACGGCGTCACCGAGGACACCTACTGGCTGGACCTCGGCAAGCCCGAGTCCTTCGTCCAGGCCTCCGCCGACCTGGTGCGCGGCGTCGTCTCCTCCCCGGCCGTCCCCGGCCCGCGCGGCGAGGCGCTCGTCCTCCCCGGTGCCGAGGTGGCGGAGGGCGCCAAGCTCTCGGGCGGTACCGTTGTGGGTGCCGGCGCCCGGATCGAATCGGGTGCTGTCGTCCAGGGCTCCATCGTGCTGGACGGCGCGATCCTCGGCGCGGACACGGTGGTGAGCGCCAGCCTCATCGGCGCAGGCGCCTCGGTGGGAACGCGCACGGTGCTGACGGGCGCGGTCATCGGCGACGGCGCCGTCGTGGGGGCTGACAACGAACTTCGCGCAGGGGTGCGGGTGTGGTGCGAGGCTGAACTGCCGGACGCCGCCGTCCGTTTCTCCTCCGACCGGTGA
- a CDS encoding polyprenol monophosphomannose synthase, with amino-acid sequence MPTYNEAGNLPGMVELLMGLDQPGLRLLIVDDSSPDGTGKIADELAEGFLTEDGKPRMSVLHRTAKDGLGRAYAAGMAKAVEDGAEYVLQMDADGSHPAGKISEMLGVARSTGAGLVVGSRYVPGGTLSDAWGAHRKLLSRWANAYASTILGTRVRDITGGFNLWSAGALKAIDLASIGSAGYSFQVEMKYKALRRGFQVMEVPIHFEDRTVGESKMNLAVQLESIAMPWKLRARAGK; translated from the coding sequence ATGCCCACCTACAACGAGGCGGGCAACCTGCCGGGCATGGTGGAGCTGCTCATGGGCCTCGACCAGCCGGGCCTGCGCCTGCTGATCGTCGACGACTCCTCGCCCGACGGCACCGGCAAGATCGCCGACGAGCTCGCCGAGGGCTTCCTCACCGAGGACGGCAAGCCCCGCATGTCCGTCCTGCACCGCACCGCCAAGGACGGCCTCGGCCGTGCCTACGCAGCGGGCATGGCCAAGGCCGTCGAGGACGGCGCCGAGTACGTCCTGCAGATGGACGCCGACGGCTCCCACCCGGCCGGCAAGATCTCCGAGATGCTGGGCGTCGCCCGCTCCACCGGAGCCGGTCTCGTCGTCGGATCCCGCTACGTGCCGGGCGGCACGCTGTCCGACGCCTGGGGCGCGCACCGCAAGCTGCTCTCCCGCTGGGCCAACGCGTACGCGAGCACCATCCTCGGCACCCGCGTCCGCGACATCACCGGCGGCTTCAACCTGTGGAGCGCCGGCGCGCTCAAGGCGATCGACCTCGCGTCGATCGGCAGCGCCGGCTACAGCTTCCAGGTGGAGATGAAGTACAAGGCCCTGCGCCGCGGCTTCCAGGTGATGGAGGTCCCGATCCACTTCGAGGACCGCACCGTCGGCGAGTCCAAGATGAACCTGGCCGTCCAGCTGGAGTCCATCGCCATGCCGTGGAAGCTCCGCGCCCGCGCCGGCAAGTAA
- a CDS encoding LCP family protein: protein MSDWDGYGERDARGRRDDGYGRGSGQAQPEGAQRMRRVQRQPQQPPQRPGRPPVPPQAPPQGGRPGYGVPQQAQAPASGYDSGYNTGQVYGRPAAPGSPGQRPPGGPGGPGRPQGPAPDWRKRIKIGSIAVVSVLLVTGIGTYFWADSQVRREVDLSKVIERPKEGDCTTYLIVGSDSREGMSDEEKKKLHTGSAEGKRTDSMMILAKCSSGNTMISLPRDSDVEIPSFVGSQSGKKFPSQGRRVKLNAAYAEDGPELLVRTVEFNTGLRIDHYAEIGFAGFANIVDALGGVELDIEQGFKDEKSGADFKAGKQTLNGEQSLAFVRTRYAFAESDLQRTKNQQKFLSALASQAATPGTVLNPFSLYPVMGAGLDTLIVDKDMGLWDMGQMFFAMKGISGGDGVSMNMPISGQRGGNLVWDKAKVQQLVKEIQKDQKVTVRGQ, encoded by the coding sequence ATGAGTGACTGGGACGGGTACGGCGAGCGCGACGCGCGGGGCCGCCGCGATGACGGGTACGGGCGCGGCAGCGGGCAGGCGCAGCCGGAGGGGGCGCAGCGGATGCGCCGCGTCCAGCGGCAGCCGCAGCAGCCGCCCCAGCGCCCGGGGCGTCCGCCGGTCCCGCCGCAGGCCCCGCCGCAGGGCGGCCGTCCGGGGTACGGGGTGCCGCAGCAGGCGCAGGCTCCGGCCTCGGGATACGACAGCGGCTACAACACCGGCCAGGTGTACGGGCGTCCCGCGGCTCCCGGCAGTCCGGGCCAGCGCCCGCCGGGCGGGCCCGGCGGCCCGGGCAGGCCGCAGGGGCCGGCCCCTGACTGGCGCAAGCGGATCAAGATCGGTTCGATCGCGGTGGTCTCCGTACTCCTCGTGACCGGCATCGGCACCTACTTCTGGGCGGACTCCCAGGTGCGCCGCGAGGTGGACCTGTCGAAGGTCATCGAGCGCCCGAAGGAGGGCGACTGCACCACCTACCTCATCGTGGGCTCCGACAGCCGCGAGGGGATGTCCGACGAGGAGAAGAAGAAGCTCCACACGGGCTCCGCCGAGGGCAAGCGCACCGACTCGATGATGATCCTGGCGAAGTGCTCCAGCGGGAACACGATGATCTCGCTGCCGCGCGACTCGGACGTGGAGATCCCCTCCTTCGTCGGCTCCCAGTCGGGCAAGAAGTTCCCCTCGCAGGGGCGGCGGGTCAAGCTCAACGCCGCGTACGCGGAGGACGGGCCGGAGCTGCTGGTGCGGACGGTGGAGTTCAACACCGGCCTGCGCATCGACCACTACGCCGAGATCGGCTTCGCGGGCTTCGCGAACATCGTCGACGCCCTCGGCGGGGTGGAGCTGGACATCGAGCAGGGCTTCAAGGACGAGAAGTCGGGCGCCGACTTCAAGGCGGGCAAGCAGACCCTCAACGGCGAGCAGTCGCTGGCCTTCGTCCGCACCCGGTACGCCTTCGCCGAGTCGGACCTCCAGCGGACGAAGAACCAGCAGAAGTTCCTCTCCGCGCTCGCGAGCCAGGCGGCCACCCCGGGCACGGTCCTGAACCCCTTCTCCCTCTACCCGGTCATGGGAGCCGGCCTGGACACGCTGATCGTGGACAAGGACATGGGGCTGTGGGACATGGGGCAGATGTTCTTCGCGATGAAGGGCATCAGCGGCGGTGACGGCGTGTCGATGAACATGCCGATCTCCGGTCAGCGCGGCGGCAACCTGGTCTGGGACAAGGCGAAGGTGCAGCAGCTGGTCAAGGAGATCCAGAAGGACCAGAAGGTGACCGTCAGGGGGCAGTGA
- a CDS encoding acyl-CoA thioesterase — MTQIPDAPEGKPISASRTTLSHIMTANDTNLLGTVHGGVIMKLVDDAAGAVAGRHSGGPAVTASMDEMAFLAPVRVGDLVHVRAQVNWTGRTSMEVGVRVLAERWNESSPATQVGSAYLVFTAVDADGKPRRVPPVIPQTEQDERRYQEAQIRRTHRLARRQAITELRARRAAEGIEE, encoded by the coding sequence ATGACACAGATACCGGACGCACCCGAGGGCAAGCCGATCTCGGCGTCCCGGACCACCCTCAGCCACATCATGACGGCCAACGACACCAACCTGCTCGGCACCGTGCACGGCGGTGTGATCATGAAGCTGGTGGACGACGCGGCCGGCGCCGTGGCCGGGCGGCACTCCGGCGGCCCCGCCGTCACCGCCTCCATGGACGAGATGGCCTTCCTCGCCCCCGTCCGCGTCGGCGACCTGGTCCACGTCCGGGCGCAGGTCAACTGGACCGGACGCACCTCGATGGAGGTCGGCGTACGCGTCCTCGCCGAGCGGTGGAACGAGTCGAGCCCCGCCACCCAGGTCGGCAGCGCCTACCTCGTCTTCACGGCGGTGGACGCCGACGGCAAGCCCCGCCGGGTTCCGCCGGTGATCCCGCAGACCGAGCAGGACGAGCGCCGCTACCAGGAGGCCCAGATCCGCCGCACCCACCGGCTCGCCCGCCGGCAGGCGATCACCGAGCTGCGCGCGCGGCGCGCGGCCGAGGGCATCGAGGAGTGA
- a CDS encoding glycosyltransferase family 39 protein, whose translation MTSARTLPDSPAGAAGRRSAGTDEEPAAPRRLPARLDWLWAALLTLAVTAFGIGRAQPWRDELASWNAASRSTGELIDMLRHVDAVSGAYYLLLHGWVSVFGDSLAMLRFPSALAMAGAAAFAVLTARTLFDRRTAVFTGLLFAFVPAVSRYGQEARSYAFVVLAVSAATWLLLRALERPAPRRWAPYALAVAAAGLFHVVSLLILLPHGLIVLLRWRRDRRGRTVVAFAVTVAVGLLPVVPLVLLGQRQVTRQISWIKTPHLRSFADLWSTLFASPTTGLLLGALVLLPLAWSRGRRPAGELLLTGAAPVVAAWVVSQGSTSYFMDRYLLFTVPAWVVLAAAALAALRPLRAGALVLAALIVLGLPDQRQMRTEWARVEQDGQAVAKIIAKGYRPGDGFAPVRGDDRVFMIDFQVEYFLPDRVRLKDVFAERSALQRDDLFPKECGRPAQCLGTTPRVWVVTWSGTDNPYHKFPKGQAEALRSHYRVAESKTVRGLTVSLLERTA comes from the coding sequence ATGACCTCCGCACGCACGCTGCCCGACTCCCCGGCCGGTGCGGCCGGGCGCCGAAGCGCCGGAACGGACGAGGAGCCCGCGGCGCCCCGCCGGCTGCCGGCCCGCCTCGACTGGCTGTGGGCCGCACTGCTGACCCTGGCCGTCACCGCGTTCGGCATCGGCCGCGCCCAGCCCTGGCGGGACGAGCTCGCCAGCTGGAACGCCGCCTCGCGCAGCACCGGCGAGCTGATCGACATGCTGCGGCACGTCGACGCCGTCTCCGGCGCCTACTACCTCCTGCTGCACGGGTGGGTCTCCGTCTTCGGCGACTCCCTCGCCATGCTCCGGTTCCCGTCGGCGCTCGCCATGGCCGGCGCCGCCGCCTTCGCCGTCCTGACGGCCCGTACGCTCTTCGACCGGCGCACGGCCGTCTTCACCGGGCTGCTCTTCGCGTTCGTGCCGGCCGTGTCCCGGTACGGGCAGGAGGCGCGGTCGTACGCCTTCGTCGTGCTCGCCGTCAGCGCCGCGACCTGGCTGCTGCTGCGGGCGCTGGAGCGGCCGGCCCCGCGGCGCTGGGCCCCGTACGCCCTCGCCGTGGCGGCGGCCGGGCTGTTCCACGTCGTGTCCCTGCTGATCCTGCTGCCGCACGGGCTGATCGTGCTGCTGCGGTGGCGGCGGGACCGGCGCGGGCGGACCGTCGTCGCTTTCGCGGTGACGGTGGCCGTGGGCCTGCTGCCCGTGGTGCCGCTGGTGCTGCTGGGGCAGCGTCAGGTCACCCGGCAGATCAGCTGGATCAAGACCCCGCACCTGCGGAGCTTCGCCGACCTGTGGAGCACCCTCTTCGCCTCCCCGACCACCGGCCTGCTCCTCGGCGCGCTGGTGCTGCTGCCGCTCGCCTGGAGCCGGGGCCGGCGGCCCGCCGGGGAGCTCCTGCTGACCGGCGCGGCCCCGGTCGTGGCCGCCTGGGTGGTGTCGCAGGGCAGCACCTCGTACTTCATGGACCGCTACCTGCTCTTCACCGTGCCCGCCTGGGTGGTGCTCGCGGCAGCCGCGCTGGCCGCGCTGCGGCCGCTGCGGGCCGGGGCGCTGGTGCTGGCCGCGCTGATCGTCCTCGGCCTGCCCGACCAGCGGCAGATGCGCACCGAGTGGGCCAGGGTCGAGCAGGACGGCCAGGCCGTCGCGAAGATCATCGCCAAGGGCTACCGGCCCGGGGACGGGTTCGCGCCCGTACGCGGCGACGACCGGGTGTTCATGATCGACTTCCAGGTGGAGTACTTCCTGCCGGACCGCGTCCGCCTCAAGGACGTCTTCGCCGAGCGCTCGGCGCTCCAGCGCGACGACCTGTTCCCCAAGGAGTGCGGCCGGCCCGCGCAGTGCCTGGGCACCACCCCCCGGGTGTGGGTGGTGACCTGGAGCGGCACGGACAACCCGTACCACAAGTTCCCCAAGGGGCAGGCCGAAGCGCTTCGCAGCCACTACCGGGTGGCCGAGAGCAAGACGGTGCGCGGCCTGACGGTCTCCCTGCTGGAGCGCACGGCCTAG
- a CDS encoding LCP family protein translates to MRIAAGLSLVVLGSGAVGHAVMTGLDTGIERVDPFKDMKNRPQAGHGMNFLLVGTDGRDRITPQEKRAFRLGGAPCHCTDTIMLVHLSADRERASVVSLPRDSYAELPAHRDPVTGKPHRPHPVKLNAAYAEGGPNLTVRTVENMTKVKIDHYLEVDFSSFMKTVDAMGGVEICTVKALHDQNTGLDLLPGTHRLSGGQALQYVRSRHVDGASDLGRMQRQQRFVAALVKQATGGGVLLNPVKFKEVSSTLLGSVRADRDFGSEQMLALGQAMRDFTPSSSEFASVPVGDASYPVKGIGSTVKWDGPKAARLFESLRQDRPLAPPRPGGGAGGGQRPAAVPVDVPPQQVRVQVENGTRIDGLGGRVDEALRATGFDTTRTPGNAASRDVRRTVIAYDPRWDRSARTVAAALPGSELRAVAGQGRTVLVTAGSEYRKVVPVRAEDPYRDGGAQAVTGDQVVCGP, encoded by the coding sequence GTGCGGATCGCGGCCGGGCTGTCGCTGGTGGTGCTGGGGTCCGGAGCGGTCGGGCACGCGGTGATGACGGGCCTGGACACCGGGATCGAACGGGTCGACCCCTTCAAGGACATGAAGAACCGCCCCCAGGCCGGGCACGGGATGAACTTCCTGCTCGTCGGCACCGACGGCCGCGACCGGATCACCCCGCAGGAGAAGCGCGCGTTCCGGCTCGGCGGCGCCCCCTGCCACTGCACCGACACGATCATGCTGGTGCACCTCTCCGCCGACCGGGAGCGGGCCAGCGTCGTCAGCCTGCCCCGGGACAGCTACGCCGAACTGCCCGCGCACCGCGACCCGGTGACCGGCAAGCCGCACCGGCCGCACCCCGTGAAGCTGAACGCCGCCTACGCCGAGGGCGGGCCGAACCTGACCGTGCGCACCGTGGAGAACATGACGAAGGTCAAGATCGACCACTACCTGGAGGTGGACTTCAGCAGCTTCATGAAGACCGTCGACGCGATGGGCGGCGTGGAGATCTGCACCGTCAAGGCGCTGCACGACCAGAACACCGGCCTGGACCTGCTGCCGGGCACGCACCGGCTCAGCGGCGGCCAGGCCCTCCAGTACGTCCGCTCCCGCCATGTCGACGGGGCCTCCGATCTGGGCCGCATGCAGCGGCAGCAGCGATTCGTCGCCGCCCTCGTCAAACAGGCCACCGGGGGCGGGGTGCTGCTCAACCCGGTGAAGTTCAAGGAGGTCAGCTCCACCCTGCTGGGGTCGGTGCGGGCCGACCGCGACTTCGGCTCGGAGCAGATGCTGGCGCTGGGCCAGGCCATGCGCGACTTCACGCCTTCCTCGTCCGAGTTCGCCTCGGTGCCGGTCGGGGACGCCTCGTACCCGGTCAAGGGCATCGGCTCGACGGTGAAGTGGGACGGCCCGAAGGCGGCCCGGCTCTTCGAGTCGCTGCGCCAGGACCGGCCGCTGGCCCCGCCCCGGCCCGGCGGGGGCGCGGGCGGGGGGCAGCGGCCCGCCGCCGTGCCGGTGGACGTGCCGCCGCAGCAGGTGCGGGTCCAGGTGGAGAACGGGACCCGGATCGACGGGCTCGGCGGCCGGGTGGACGAGGCCCTGCGCGCCACCGGCTTCGACACGACCCGCACCCCGGGCAACGCCGCCAGCCGCGACGTCCGGCGCACGGTGATCGCGTACGACCCGCGCTGGGACCGCTCCGCCCGCACGGTGGCGGCGGCGCTGCCGGGCAGCGAGCTGCGCGCGGTCGCCGGGCAGGGCCGCACGGTGCTGGTGACGGCCGGCTCGGAGTACCGCAAGGTGGTGCCGGTGCGGGCCGAGGACCCCTACCGGGACGGCGGCGCCCAGGCCGTCACCGGCGACCAGGTGGTGTGCGGGCCGTAG
- a CDS encoding glycosyltransferase family 2 protein: MPAQQPAVSVIMPVLNEERHLRDSVRHILGQEYAGEMEVVIALGPSTDRTDEIAAELVREDPRVHTVPNPTGRTPAALNAAIKASRHPIVVRVDGHGMLSPNYIATAVRLLEETGAQNVGGIMHAEGENAWEEAVAAAMTSKIGVGNAAFHTGGQAGPADTVYLGVFRREALEQQGGYNEEFIRAQDWELNFRIREAGGLIWFSPELKVQYRPRPSVRALAKQYKDYGRWRHVVARYHSGSINLRYLAPPTAVCAIAAGVVAGVALTPWAFAVPAGYLAAITAGSVPAGRGLPLKARAQIPLALATMHMSWGFGFLTSPRSLARKVIASRRPSVPGPAGARDHSQV, from the coding sequence ATGCCCGCCCAGCAGCCCGCAGTCTCGGTGATCATGCCGGTGCTCAACGAGGAGCGCCACCTGCGTGACTCCGTCCGGCACATCCTCGGACAGGAGTACGCAGGCGAGATGGAGGTGGTGATCGCGCTCGGGCCGTCCACGGACCGCACCGACGAGATCGCCGCCGAACTCGTACGCGAAGACCCCCGCGTCCACACCGTTCCGAACCCCACCGGACGGACCCCCGCCGCCCTCAACGCCGCGATCAAGGCCTCGCGCCACCCGATCGTCGTCCGCGTCGACGGCCACGGCATGCTCTCCCCGAACTACATCGCCACCGCCGTCCGCCTCCTGGAGGAGACCGGCGCGCAGAACGTCGGCGGCATCATGCACGCCGAGGGCGAGAACGCCTGGGAAGAGGCCGTCGCCGCCGCGATGACCTCGAAGATCGGCGTCGGCAACGCCGCCTTCCACACCGGCGGCCAGGCCGGCCCCGCCGACACCGTCTACCTCGGCGTCTTCCGCCGCGAGGCCCTCGAACAGCAGGGCGGGTACAACGAGGAGTTCATCCGCGCCCAGGACTGGGAGCTGAACTTCCGCATCCGCGAGGCGGGCGGGCTCATCTGGTTCTCCCCCGAGCTGAAGGTCCAGTACCGCCCGCGGCCCTCCGTACGAGCCCTGGCCAAGCAGTACAAGGACTACGGCCGCTGGCGCCACGTCGTGGCCCGCTACCACTCCGGCTCCATCAACCTGCGCTACCTCGCCCCGCCGACCGCCGTCTGCGCCATCGCGGCCGGTGTGGTGGCGGGCGTGGCCCTCACCCCGTGGGCCTTCGCCGTCCCGGCCGGCTACCTCGCCGCGATCACCGCGGGCTCCGTCCCGGCCGGCCGGGGGCTGCCGCTCAAGGCCCGCGCCCAGATCCCGCTCGCCCTCGCCACCATGCACATGAGCTGGGGCTTCGGCTTCCTCACCAGCCCGCGCTCGCTGGCCCGCAAGGTCATCGCGAGCCGCCGCCCGTCCGTCCCGGGCCCGGCCGGAGCCCGGGACCACTCGCAGGTCTGA